The region ATTTGTGCAAAAGCCACAGAAATATAAAGGTAGGCAGTGTTTCCAAGCCAAAGAGTCATAGCAAACATTGCGCCAATTGGAACAACTGATGTGGCATATCTATTATACGAAAATCGATCAGAAATCGGACACAACAGTCAAACGCTTATAAAAGAAAAACCGAAAACAATTCGGTTCACTTACACTTCCAGTGTCATTCCATCATCAACATTTATAACCTACAAAGATTCAGTTCAATTCCACATTAAAAAGTAGTTATACTATAAGAGAATGTGAACATTATAGAGTAATTAACGAGTACCTTGAAAACTTTGGTTAGTATAAAGCACAAAACTGAAGAGAAGACCATGTGAAGCAGAGTCAACCCGAGCGGATAAGGGAAGTTAATTTCCTTAGATGACAAAACCCACTGCCACACGACAATGTAAGGATTCAATTCAATTTGAGATTGGGTATTTGCACATTCATATGAATTGACCAAAATTAAGTACAAAACCTTGTTAAAGAAGATCTGGCCACTGGAGAGAGCGATGTAGAGAAGAATGTAAGCGTAAGTTACAAGTTTCGTCCGATCTGCCATTCTTCCTTTCTGCTAAAACTCGCTCAAAAGCGAGAGATCGATTACAGAATCTACTAATTCACTCACTTCTGCTGCTGTTAATCGCTTTTTCTGTGAGAAAACAAAGTTTGGCTGATTTTTGAGTAGGGATGAGTCAgaatcgaaccaaaccgaaacatcgaaccgaaccgaattttgttgtttgtttCGGTTTTTCAGTGAAAACGGTTTTCGGTAAAGTTTGGGTTCGGTATTCGTTTTGGTTTGAATGTTTGAAAACCACACCGACCgaactttaatataaaatatatatattttttaaaaataatatacacaTATACTTATATGTATAtgttttttgtctttatatcttaattattgttgatatatgagttaatgatcattatttaaacatatatgaaagtttattagactctaattatttaatatttgaattagttttaatataaaaaaataaatatagtcaAATTCGGTTTTAACTTAACCGAACCGTACTGAACAAAAATTTttggttcggtacggttcggttttttATCTCCAAATTAAAAGTTCGGATCGGTTTGGAAATTTTCCAaaccaaaaaccgaaaaaattccaaccgaaccgaccgatgctcacccctattTTTGAGGAAGAAATGATCATTCACCTCGTCAACTTGttcgaaatatcaaataagttatATTCGAACAAACCAAAGCAGTTTAATCCATAACTTAGCAAAACCAGATCAATTCAACCCACAACTTAGTAAAACCGAATCAATTCAACTCACAACTtgcaaaaccggatcaatttCGCCCTCctttttgaccaaaaaaaaaagagagagtgggattatcaaattaaaaaaattaatcctaatttgAGTATATTGTGGGTAATGGTAGGGAGACTTTATTTCTGGCATGATCCATGGGTAAATGGAAATATTATTACTCATTTATATCTGAATATTGTGATAGCTGATCATGCTGATATCCCATACAATAGTAAGGTatcttgtcacgacccaaattattgagccgcgaccggcgctagggaatgggagtggtagctccaaaacccgtagcaagcctgaaaatacatattaatttttcgcaaatcaaattatatctcgtatatcataataatatcaaaatatacacgacccctgtttgaaatacatatcagagttaaagcgcTTCACAAATAGAGTCTGactattctaaactactgcggacgTGCTAGAATGAGAGTctagtctcatgactcgtactacttccgagaattaaaaacttcggaagcttcgaTCTCCACATcgtacctaactcaacctgtaaaaattggagtaacaacggggtcagtataaaactgagtgaatacacataattacaagtaatattacataaagagtaagaacgtttgaaaacttctttatgtagaaaatattctttttggatcATACTTCATATGATCTACTTCCAAACATACTTCGTACATACATTCATACTATCAGAGGCcatgtacgtgtcataaactaaacgtttatgttatagacgtacttgatatTCTTGCCTCATTCTTATATCTCATGTACGTTTTTATTACGTACATACTTAACATGTTTGTTTACTGTTAAAATTTTGATTGTCTTTATTCTTCTCATTAAGCTTCTCTAACTTCAtttttctgacatcgatagcaaagccaaccgatgtgtttcatctgtctgacatcgatagcaaagccaaccgatgtgttacgcatatctgacatcgatagcaaagccaaccgatgtgttttacatatctgacatcgatagccaagccaactgatgtgtttttaatcatctgacatcgatagccacgccaaccgatgtgtcttatctcatattttaattattgctcttgtttcatattgattctcgatatatatatacttgattttatctttatatgagtcccgaggactattatcaagaatgggtagatacaggtctcgggatatctctaccgagatcaaccctgtatcttagttcttatatttggttgtaccatcgtacaaattctcgttttacgtttattatttaattatatattttccgttatgttgtattgatcctttatggaccatgacatgcacattgcaatctacaatcatacatctataacacacgcacgtatggtattcgttataattaaaagtacgtatgggaacgtactatatttctttgtaaacatatgaataatagtacatatgggaatgtactatacttttctcgtgcatatttggttcgatacttgtatattgcttaacccctttcctagtattttaaacatatatgttcttttcatctatttatgttattcttaaaataacgcagtacggaaagtaatcattttcaaaacatacatacatgtactttttcaaacatattattaaacatataagtattcatatagtcgtccgtatatgaaaatacgcgactttatgaatattaacgagtaattaaaatgtactcacagtgactgctatccaatCTACCGCAATGCTACCAATCTATCACGCAGGTTCTATGCATTGTCCGATCTTGTAGCTATcccagctcgtcggcctggtagctcgtcggtacgtccattacttatccaaattacttgtacgtttaattcataaacgtaaacttagtacCGAAATCCTAAGTTGTAACCTTAGGTTatcacgatcttattctaaatacgtcttttaactttgatcgtgttctaatacttagtcgagatacttattatatctcttaatcgtattcctatacgtatgatactttcaaactttagggtttagtttcattctgatgaagtttcaagtagttttcaggacaatgcgcaggtgctgcctgcgcactgacactgtttagtaaaaccacgatctctcccaattgaaccgttggatcaagaTGAAATTTgccagaggcgttcctaagaggcaaatctataaactgaccgttggaaTTTTGAATCTGACGAGTTtcgggtagtgtgcgaacgcacaccctaatttttaaggagtgtgcgaaggcacactcaatgtgtgcgaacgcacacccttaacagcccccggaaagtcgttttccggggcttttcaaccatcccgacgtgctatacatccaactatacaaaacccgcatctcggttttcattaaaacgctattataacttcaaaaacatcaaatttacACTTAATTCCCTAACCCTTCAAAACAGCCACCTATTTCATCATTTTCACACCAATAATCAACTTCTTACCTCAGTTTAATGCTCGGAGatgatagagcttccaattccgaagagatcgccgcttgaatcgcttgaatcgcttgaatcggacgtcggacggagaaacggcggcgaaacgatcgtaacCGACTATAATCCCTCAATTCTCTCGATCATTCTTCTGCTCCCTAATTCATAtcctcatttcttatataacatggctaaaatgacactttagtccttgtcctttttgtttattatcctttatcctttaaacttttcttttgtacgatttagtccataactaaatcgataaattcttttattataacttatacgtattatttatatccaataaataatacgaagctcgatattaatactttcccgtcaaaatttaGAATTTCCGTTTTCGAcgcaaagtggctaaattaccactttggtccctgtactttatttttggctttacttgatatttttccatttgattccaattctaactttagaattcaACTGTAACCTTAATTTCCTCATAAATAATTTCCTGAAACGAACctattaaaacttatttatctatattttatctgaaaactttctgataacgccaccctggcgaatccagactggacacgttttccaattagctaattaattattttgggatattacatATCTGATGTGTATAGAAATGGGAAGTGGTGCTTGCATGATGCTATTGATGATGTCACTTTGGAAGCTTGAGATTTCATCAGTAATACTTTCAAGCCTTGTAGCGATAACAGAGAAAGAATCATCTTCAAACCTGCAAAAGAGAGGAGCTTCACAATTAAAGATTGCTGAAACAATATTCAGCCTGTTACTCTGTCAACTGGTATAGTTTGATCTGGAAGTCTCCCATCATTCCTAGGCACAGTTTTACCTGCTGGATGGCCATCCATAAGGGGCTTGCCACCAAAGATAAGCTTCACGGCTGGGGGATTATTGATAATGCTGATTGTGTTCTTTGTAATGAGAAAAGAGAGAATGTTCAGCACTTATTCTTTGAGTGCAAGTTTTTTGAGTTGATCTGGAGAAAAGTTCTAAGCTCCTGCAAAATTTTCAGACAAcattttcaatggggaagggAGATCAGTTGGTTTATAAGGAAATGTGGAGGAAGAAGTCTCCATTACAAGGTTAGGAAAATCGCTTTATGTGCCACAATTAGCAGCATATGGCATGAGAGAAATGAATTGATCTTTAAGGGCTTACAAGCTGATCAAAATATAGTTTATAGTTGAATCAAGTTTTCTGTTTTagctaaatttcaaaatagaaTCACAAGTGACAATTCTGATTTTTAGTTATAATAGTTTGGTCTTGAGTCTGTAGTTCTATCTCCTGGTTTTAATCATCAATCTAGCTCTTTTTTggtttatttaccaaaaaaaatttaatactaatCAAAATTCTacatgaaaaattaattaaaactaatttaaattattttttaaacaaaaatcagGAACATTTTTCCTCTTTCTTGTTCTTTCCTTCCACCGCTGCCGTCATTACTGTCCATCACCACCCACCGCCTCCTCCTCAGGTGAGGAGTTGTGCTCCTTCTCGAATACAAGAGACGGTTTTCGGTGGGTTTCGACGGGTTTCAAACGGTGAGTGTGCGAGggcaaattaattaaaattcatttttattaaattaagtttaattagtattaaatttgaCTTAATTAGACTTTAGCATTAAATTAGGCTAAATTAGGTGTAGGGGGGGTCATTTCTCACTCTCTTTGAGTGTTTTTGACTGATTTTGCCTTCGAACTCCGCTCTGCTCACACAACCTAAAAAGGGGGTGAATTAAGGttgtttaagaaatttaaatttaattaaaagagAATTAAAAACTTTAGAATTTAGAAAAACTGACAAGAGCAATTTTGGACTAGTTCAAATTAGTTCAATCATATGTTCACTACTCAAccaaaaattgagattttagaattcaCTAAAAGATAATCTAATAGAGGCGAAGCAACCTCTAAAAGTATAAATATGGCCAACTCTTTTAAAATTGTATGCCCAGGTCCATATGTCAATGAGAGTATCAATCTCGGTTAAGGACGCTTTCTGTCTGGGATTGTCTTatacagtgttttaaaaaccgaactggtggccgaaccggttcggccaccattttccggttcaaccggtttaaccggttcaatGCGGTTCAACACCCAgtttttttaccggttcataccggtccaatccggttcaaccCTGTCCAATCCGGTCCAACCAAAAGATCCAGTTTTTTGCcttttcagaccggaccactgaCCGGTttgcggttcaaccggtccgaccggccaatccggtccggtttttaaaacactggtctTATATTTCATTTCAGACCAGAATCATTAAAAGCACTGCCGAGATTGAGTTATGAGTCACATTACTTGCAAAGGAAGTTAGAAATGCCACATTAGCAAAAGGAACCACATAAGACTCTCTAACAAGAAGATACGCACTCCACATCACTCGCGCTCAACACACACATCTCTTCTTCTAAAATAACTGAAAAGGTTAGTTCAACCTAAATATAGGAGGACATCTCACCATGAAAGCACGAGTGAAAAAGAAGATTTACACCATATAAACTGTTTTAtcctaaaattctaaatttttcccttttttatctttattcTTTCTCTTTTAACTTATAATGTTTCCTCTTCACGAATTGAGCGTCGGAGTAAACATCTGGAAACCCTTTCCGACGTTCTTTCTGAATGTGCTCTCTGTTTTCAAGTTCCAGATCTTTACTAGTGATAAGCATATTTTATATAGGATTTTACAAGTATTTGATAGAGtataattacatatttttagaGGATATTATGCTTGGAAAGGTGTTTATTTTGTAGGTTTATGCGTATGAAGTGAAGCGGAGCAACTCAGACTGAAATCCTGAAGTTTGGAGTAAAATAGAGAAAGCTGAGAAAAAGTGACCAATTCCTCCAAAGTGCAGAATTCTTGGAATTCGACAAAATGGAGGAACAGGCCCGGAATACATTCTACATAGCTGTCTTGCCGAATTCAGGAATTTTGACGCCAGGCAAAATGGAGAAATTGGCCCGGACTACATTTTCCGAATCCTGTGTGCCTAGTTCCTTGAAAGTGTTGGATTCCAAACCAGCCACTTTTTGGGAATTGGCCCGGATTCCCCTGCGAATTTAAAACGTGAAAATCCTTTTCCTACGTGGTTTTGGACCGAATTCAACTACAACTCTTGCATCACATCAAGAAATCCTCTATTATATAAAGACATCTCAAGATTATGTATTGTATCTAATTTTtcattgttttaaattttcaaacaatttgagTTTAGCTTAATTTCCTTTTTGTCTTTAGAATTAGTTTTGTGAATCGAAACTTCAAAGTGTGGAACTCAGGTTTCTTTTGTTTAGAATATTTACAAGTTTTAATTCAAGTATTTTTCattcatattatttaattatatttattactttttaattattaatttattcaattacGTCTAGctaaattatttaaatcaaGAATATTGTGATTAGTATGGGATTATTACAAATctgaaattttaatattatatctttctttattcttgCGATTCTTATTATTGGAAATAATGCTTGTAATTACTTGATCACCAATTACATGATTAAAAATCGATTTGTGAGTAAACATCATTAAAGCAAGTTGGTTGGAAAATGTAATAAGAACGTAATTATAAAACATGAGTCTGTCTACTATGTTTGCGTTGCGTGGCATGTGCGGATAACTTTTCTTAATTTGTTATGATTGTCGGGTTATTTTCTATTGTCTTCTAAGCTGTGGCAGTAAGGACGATTTAGGGTAGTCGGGTTATAAACGATAGGTTAACATCGTCTACGAAATAGGGGGTTAACGAGGTTAGATATATCTGCTATTGTAAAGAATAATTAAAGTTAGGATTAATAGAGATTAAAATAAAGATTTGAAGGATTGCCCATATGAAAACAATATTAtagattttctttttatcatatttccatcttttattttctattttagctTATTTAGTTAAAAATCGAATCAATAGCAATCTGTTAGTTCAACTAATAATTAGTTAACTATTTTGGTACTAAATTTAATTCCTTCTGGGTTCGacgtttatttataattatattacttGATTTATCAATATCACTTGCAATTTTGTTTATCAACTAGATTTGGTAATTTATCAATTTACGCTGTGTGTGAGAAACtttgtttgttttgttaataattttttttctctactAGTTAAAGAAAAAACTTTTAGATATGGCAAGGATGCATAATTATCAGAAATGGAGTACATATATTGACCAGTTAAGtggaaattatttttatttggaaaaaagaaagagaagcTTGGAATCTTACAGTTGTAATAACCCCATAGTTTTTCCGATGTGTTTTCGTCGCATTTCCGATGTGCTTTGCTACCTTAGCGTTCAAATTATGTTATGTTTGTTGACTAATGTGTTCTGTATGCCTATGCCTCGTTGTATTTCATGATTCGTATATTGCTTGGTTGATTCGTATTGATCGTTTACCAATCAGTTGAATATCGTGACTTTTGGGCGTTTTTATTTGAGTTTTGGAGTTGCTTAGAGGATGACATTTTGGAGTGACGGTCGTCACTTTTGTGAATCGAGTTATAGTAGTGTGTGATGAACGGAGGAACAACTCTGATGACAATTGTCATTAGAAGTGAGGACCGTCACGAATTTGTGACAATCATCACTATTGCCAGTTGTGTAAAAACGCAGAATTTCTTTTTGTGAGTGAatcaaaaccctaaatcattttctttctttttttgtcaaaggctaAAACTTCCATTGATAACAATGAAAATAATAGAGATGAACGGTTCTTCAACAAATTGAAAGAACTGTTCTAAAATAATGATAAGAGTTGTTAAAACAGTTATCAGATAGGGCTTGTTCAACCATCAAAAGGTTACCCAAACACACACATggttcaaatattaaaaatataatcttGAAACGCTTGATTCTTGAagttccaaacttttcaaattttatcttCAATATAGATCTAAAAATTATCTAATAAGACAAGAACAATCATTATACAAACAtccttaaaaaaacccaaaACTAGTAAACTTAAAAGCTTTTCTTTTTAAGTTTGAGATCTTAatccaattaataaattatttaaatttcttaaccGATTGAAGATCcttcaaatcaaaataataaaaaggaaataaaaaactcCCTTCATAGATTTTGCGACAAATCACTAGAAAAATAGCGGTGGTTTTTCGGCGACTAAAACCACCACCTCTGATCTCAGATTCTCCATTCACTAAAATTAGAGGGTCCTCCATATATGAAGTTttattagagaaaaaaaaaatgaaaagtgagAGGATGGAGGAGgtggttttccggccaaaacgcCAAAACCACCTCCTCAAAACTATGTGTTTAGTGTTTTTTGTTGTTAGAGAGTTGATTTCAACATGAATCTATAGTGTTTTTGAAAGTCTAAACCCTAAGAAACTTCAAAACACTTGATTAAACACTTCTAAatagttataaaattaaaaaaatagattaaaacacttgtttactttttttatttaaattatttatcatttttagacggaaaaaatattttatgataatcaATTACCTTTCAAAATACATGTAAATTTCACTCAGCTCTCGAGAGTTATTGTTCATGATATTATGCCAGCTAGTGTTTCTAGCTTCGTCACGGATAATGTTGCGGGAGTTTCTATTCCCCACATGTGTAGAACTTGCTAGTCCTTCTCTGGCCTTGGCCAGCATATTTcgtatcttaaaaaaaaaattaatcttccTAAAGTGAAGTTTACAGTCTCCTACACAACAAGTGAATTAACAAAATGTCTAAAAGAAATCTAATATGGAGGGATGTGCGGATAATAAACTCTCTGGGTCACTAAGGTTaccttaaattacaaaataatcactaaacttcattttgttacaaaacagtcactgaactataccttttgttacaaaggggtgtcactcatataaaacacAATGTTTTTGcatacgtggcaagccaaaattacaaaaagggacatagttcagtgatctttttgtaataaaaagtacaattcaatgatttttttgtaattcatgaaaaatttagtgttctttttgtaacaaTATTAGCTTgaaaacggtgcgttttataTGACTGACACCCCTTTttaacaaaaggtatagtttagtaaccattttgtaacaaaatgaagtttagtgatcattttgtaatttgagATAACCCTAGTGacctagggagtttaatatccaggGATGTGCACTAGTAGTCTAGTAATCTGTCAAAACtgatttaatcaaatcaaagtTGAAGAAAAATTCTAATCGATTGAAAATACATAAAAGTTGCAGTCTTTAAGGTAAAGGAGAAAGAAAATGTATATTCCTCCACAAAATAAATACAGAAAAGAAAATACAGACACACAATCTAAGTTATAACCAAAGCAAAGCACGGGCACATCTAAATGCCATTTATTTTGAATACTTCAGAACACACTTTTGACATAAACAGGAAATGAAACATATCTGTTCCTTCTACTCAATACCAAACTTCTTTTTGAGCACCAAAACGAATTCATAGACCTTCTTCTCATCAAGAAGCGACTTCGATACAGACTCTTTCTCGAGGCACCTCTTTACCCATTCGATGAACTTCGGACACTCAGCCTCTATGCTGAAGTTGCCGCAGGTTTCATAGGCATAAAACCAAGAATAGAATGGTACAAGCGCAACATCAACGTATCCGAGACTCTCACCACCAAAGTAAGGCTTGTCTCCAAGTTCCGCTTCCAATACCTTAAGTGCGTCTATGAAATCTTTCTTTGCAGTTTCCTGTTCTTCTCCCTTTGTAGTCCATATCTTCCTGCCATGATCATATATCTGCACATCATAGATACCGAATTCGGTCATCTGACAGCTTACATTTCTTATGATAAACACTCGTTTAACATGTAACTACGACTGCCCCTTCTTTTCAACTAGACAGAGTAATGCaacttaaataaatcaatttcatGTTCTATTGTCACATGGAAATGATATAGTTCAAACAGAAATGTTAAGACCAGAAATAtagaaactattttttttataagagctGCAGAAACTTAACTAATTAACGACTTATCAAACAAATACTAGATGAGCCCTTAATATGGAACTTGAGCATAACATCTGTTCTTTATCTGAATCAATTTTATTAGCAAATACATTCATACAGTAATTAATTTGACATAAACATCAAtgattctataaaaaaaaattactaaataagTTTTTATATACTCAACCGCAAGCGAATTCTACAAAATTTATCgaattcatttgaaccaaacacaCCATTAGTAACTCGTTTTCTGTTCCAAATCTCAACAAGAAAAGTCACTTCTGTATATGTCATCTACTCAATTATAGAAAACAACCAAATAAACACAAATTCTTGAAGATCTAAAAATACAAACCTAAGTAGCATTATCACCAACAAACATACCCATCTACACAAAAACACAAATTTCACAACAAAAACGTATAAAAAAGTTACCTTCTTGTCAACAAAATCAGCCCAGAATCTCGCCTGAGCTCTAGAGTAAGGATCAGAAGGCAAAAGAGGAGACTTGTCATGCCAAACCTCATCAATATACTGAAGAGCAATGAGTGATTCACAAACGGGTTTTCCATTATGAATCAGAACTGG is a window of Mercurialis annua linkage group LG2, ddMerAnnu1.2, whole genome shotgun sequence DNA encoding:
- the LOC126670039 gene encoding probable glutathione S-transferase; this translates as MGDEVTLLDFWPSPFGMRLRIALAEKEVKHEYVEEDLRNKSPLLLKMNPVHKKIPVLIHNGKPVCESLIALQYIDEVWHDKSPLLPSDPYSRAQARFWADFVDKKIYDHGRKIWTTKGEEQETAKKDFIDALKVLEAELGDKPYFGGESLGYVDVALVPFYSWFYAYETCGNFSIEAECPKFIEWVKRCLEKESVSKSLLDEKKVYEFVLVLKKKFGIE